The proteins below come from a single Comamonas antarctica genomic window:
- a CDS encoding precorrin-8X methylmutase, which produces MTYTYEKHGDEIYRQSFSIIRREADLARFTPLEERVACRMIHAAGMVELAAHIHFSPDFAQAAEAALQRGAPILCDARMVSEGITRKRLPADNAIVCTLNDARVPALAAEMGNTRSAAALELWRAHLDGAVVAIGNAPTALFHLLNMLEDPACPRPAAIIGCPVGFVGAAESKDALRAWGRIPFAIVQGRLGGSAITVAAVNALATPVE; this is translated from the coding sequence ATGACCTATACCTATGAAAAGCACGGGGACGAGATCTACCGGCAATCCTTCAGCATCATCCGCCGCGAGGCCGATCTGGCGCGTTTCACGCCGCTCGAGGAGCGCGTTGCCTGCCGCATGATCCATGCCGCGGGCATGGTGGAGCTCGCCGCGCACATCCATTTCTCGCCCGACTTCGCCCAGGCCGCCGAAGCCGCGCTGCAGCGCGGCGCGCCCATCCTGTGCGATGCGCGCATGGTCAGCGAAGGCATCACGCGCAAGCGCCTGCCGGCCGACAACGCCATCGTCTGCACCCTGAACGACGCGCGGGTACCGGCACTCGCAGCGGAAATGGGCAACACGCGCAGCGCCGCGGCGCTGGAGCTGTGGCGCGCGCATCTCGATGGCGCGGTAGTGGCCATCGGCAACGCGCCCACGGCCTTGTTCCATCTGCTGAACATGCTCGAGGATCCGGCCTGCCCGCGCCCCGCGGCCATCATCGGCTGCCCGGTAGGTTTCGTCGGCGCGGCCGAGTCCAAGGACGCGCTGCGTGCCTGGGGGAGGATTCCGTTTGCCATCGTGCAGGGCCGGCTGGGCGGCTCGGCCATCACCGTGGCCGCGGTCAACGCGCTGGCCACGCCGGTCGAATGA